A window from Cryptomeria japonica chromosome 1, Sugi_1.0, whole genome shotgun sequence encodes these proteins:
- the LOC131042631 gene encoding alpha pinene synthase, chloroplastic: MALSSTFSSNLSLGLKSQHTQSQSQSQSQSHTFQLCCKTLPLMRRTKANMFNPIVNQALTTTEVPQRRIGKHHPNLWADEFIQSLPNHPYQAPHYAERCGKLISEIKHRFNAAAGGENNVAKLLSLVDDIERLGIDRHFQEEIKEALELVHRNWNDCQRDLNTTALGFRILRLHRYSVSPGMLGPFRTANGQFFCSTAQSEEEKIKGILNLYRASYIAFPGEKILDEALEFSTTYLREALQKTGISSNLLHEVSVNLRYDWYAFLPRLEARKYIEIYGENNSWARTEDNEKLLSLAKMDFNMVQSLHQQELKDFSRWWRESGLPNVDFARHRHVEFFFMACAICEDEKYSEFRSSLAKSCVLATYLDDTYDTYGTVDELKLLTEAIKKWDPTFIDQLPDYMKIIYMVLYNGVNEMDQEAQKFQGRETLSHAKDAWETYIDAMLQEAVWNATKHIPTLAEHIENGQVSSGKRPTTLQAILTIDGIVSENIFHKIDYPSRFDYLGGFSLRVRGDIKSFKGEVDRGETNSSIVSYMKDNPGSTEEDALNYLQNLLDERHKELNWELLKIDGVPTCTKDYAYDVARGYLHFYNERDGFSFAYQEIQDHVNQILIEPITM, translated from the exons ATGGCTCTTTCCTCTACTTTTTCTTCCAATTTGAGCTTGGGACTCAAATCTCAGCAtacccaatcccaatcccaatcccagTCTCAGTCCCACACTTTTCAGCTTTGCTGTAAAACACTGCCATTAATGCGCAGAACAAAGGCTAACATGTTTAACCCTATCGTTAATCAGGCCTTAACTACAACTGAAGTTCCACAGCGCCGCATTGGAAAACATCATCCCAATTTGTGGGCCGACGAGTTTATACAGTCTCTTCCAAACCATCCTTATCAG GCTCCTCACTATGCTGAGCGTTGTGGGAAACTTATTAGCGAGATCAAACACAGATTCAACGCAGCTGCTGGTGGTGAGAACAATGTTGCCAAACTTCTTTCCCTGGTCGATGATATCGAACGCCTTGGAATAGACCGACATTTTCAAGAGGAAATAAAAGAAGCCCTTGAATTGGTTCACAG GAATTGGAATGACTGCCAAAGAGATCTAAACACCACGGCCTTGGGCTTCCGGATTCTTAGGCTCCATCGATACTCTGTTTCTCCAG GAATGTTGGGACCCTTTAGAACAGCAAATGGGCAGTTCTTTTGCTCCACCGCCCAGTCAGAGGAGGAGAAAATTAAAGGTATTCTAAATTTGTACCGAGCTTCATATATTGCATTTCCTGGGGAGAAAATTTTGGATGAGGCTCTGGAATTCTCTACAACATATTTAAGGGAAGCTCTGCAGAAGACAGGGATCAGCTCCAACCTTTTACATGAG GTATCAGTCAATCTGAGGTATGATTGGTACGCATTTCTGCCCAGATTGGAAGCAAGGAAATATATTGAAATCTACGGGGAAAACAATTCATGGGCCAG GACGGAGGATAATGAGAAGCTTTTATCTCTTGCGAAAATGGATTTCAACATGGTCCAGTCATTGCATCAGCAAGAGCTTAAAGATTTTTCAAG ATGGTGGAGAGAATCTGGTTTGCCTAATGTAGATTTTGCTCGCCATCGTCACGTAGAATTTTTCTTTATGGCATGTGCAATTTGTGAGGATGAGAAGTATTCTGAATTCAGATCGAGCCTTGCAAAGTCTTGTGTACTTGCAACATATTTAGATGACACATATGACACATATGGAACAGTTGATGAATTGAAACTCCTCACAGAAGCCATTAAGAA GTGGGATCCAACGTTTATAGACCAACTCCCTGATTATATGAAAATTATATACATGGTATTATATAATGGAGTCAATGAAATGGATCAAGAAGCTCAAAAGTTTCAAGGCCGAGAGACTCTCTCCCATGCTAAAGATGCT TGGGAAACATATATAGATGCTATGCTACAAGAAGCTGTGTGGAATGCTACAAAACACATACCGACTTTGGCAGAGCACATAGAGAATGGACAAGTTAGTTCAGGGAAACGTCCAACAACATTGCAAGCTATATTAACAATAGATGGGATTGTTTCAGAAAATATCTTTCATAAAATTGATTATCCATCAAGGTTTGATTATCTTGGAGGCTTTAGTCTTCGAGTAAGAGGTGACATCAAATCCTTTAAG GGTGAGGTGGATCGAGGAGAAACAAATTCATCCATAGTGTCCTATATGAAAGATAATCCAGGATCCACTGAAGAAGATGCCTTGAATTATCTTCAGAATTTATTGGATGAAAGACACAAAGAATTAAATTGGGAGCTTCTAAAAATTGATGGTGTTCCAACTTGTACCAAGGATTATGCTTATGATGTTGCAAGGGGTTACCTACATTTTTATAATGAGAGAGATGGTTTCAGTTTTGCATATCAAGAAATACAAGATCATGTAAATCAAATCCTCATTGAACCTATAACTATGTAA